In the Qipengyuania gelatinilytica genome, GCCTATTTCGCGCTGGTCTTCTTCCTGCCCAACGCTCTCGGCCACCCGGACAACTACATCGAGGCAAACCCGCTCTCGACCCCGGCGCACATCGTTCCGGAATGGTACTTCTGGCCGTTCTACGCGATCCTTCGTGCCTTCACCGTGGACTTCATCCTGCCGGCGAAGCTGTGGGGCGTGATCGCGATGTTCGCATCGATCCTGCTGTGGTTCTTCCTGCCCTGGCTCGACAAGTCGCCGGTGCGCAGCGGCCACTACCGTCCGCTGTTCCGCAAGTTCTTCTGGTTCGGCCTGATCCCGGCGATGATCATCCTGTTCATCTGCGGCGGCGCGCCGGCTGAAGAGCCCTATGTGATGCTCAGCCAGATCGCCACGGCGTATTACTTCATCCACTTCCTGGTGATCCTGCCGATCATCAGCAGCGTGGAGAAGCCCGAAGAACTGCCTTACTCCATCACCGAAGCCGTCCTCGGCTCGGACAAGAAGATGGTGAAGGGCGAAAACGCCGAGCCGGCTGTCTAAGCGATACGAGAAAGATACAAGGTCATGCTCAAACTTCTCAGCGTCCGCCTCGTTGCGATTCTCGTGGGTCTCGGCTTCGCGCTCGTCGCGCTCTATGCCTTCGCGATCGGCGCCTATAATGCCGCGACCGAAGAGCCGGCCGGCCATCTGCCCTACAAGAAACCGATGGATCTCTCGTGGTCCTTCGACGGGCCTTTCGGCAAGTGGGACCAGACCCAGCTGCAGCGCGGCCTCAAGGTCTATGACGAGGTCTGCTCGGCCTGTCACAGCCTCAAGTTCGTCGCCTTTCGCGATCTCGAACAGCTCGGTTACTCCGAAGCGCAGGTGAAGGCCTTTGCTGCCTCCAAGCAGGTTCCGGGAATCGATCCGAACACCGGCGAAGCGACCACGCGTCCGGGCTTGCCGACCGACTACTTCCCGTCGCCCTATCCCAACAATGTTGCGGCTGCTGCGGCGAACAACAACGCCATTCCGCCCGATCTCTCGCTCATGACGAAGGCGCGCGGTGACGGCACCAACTATGTGGCATCGCTGCTGATGGGCTACGCCCCGCCGAGCGAAGAACTGCTGGAAGAACATCCCGAAGCCGCACCTGGCCCGGGCCTGCACCACAACCCGTATTTCCCGAACCTCAACCTCGCCATGGCGCCGCCGCTCACCTCGGCCGGCCAGGTGACCTTTGACGACGGGACCGAAGCTACGATCGAGCAGATGAGCAAGGACGTTGCCGCCTTCCTGACCTGGACTGCGGAACCGACCCTCGTGAAGCGCAAGCAGACCGGCTGGCCGGTCCTGATCTTCCTGCTCTTCGCAACCGTTCTCGCATATATGTCGAAGCGCCAGATCTGGGCGGCAGTGAAGCCCAAGAAGTAATCCGCGCCGACACGCGACTTGAAACGCCCCTTTCATCCACGAGATGCGAGGGGCGTTTTCGTTTAAGGAGAGAAATCATCACGCCGCAGGAACTGAAATCGCTGGTCCGCACCATTCCGGACTTCCCCGTGAAGGGCATCCAGTTTCGCGACATAACGACGCTTATCGGTAACGGCCCCGGTTTCGCAGCGACGGTCGACTGGCTCGCGACCCGCGTGAAGGACAGCGGCGCGCAGGCGATCGCCGGAATGGAGGCGCGCGGTTTCATCTTCGGGGCTGCAGTCGCCGCCCAGTCCGCTCTGCCTTTCCTGCCCGTGCGCAAGTCGGGCAAGCTGCCCTGCGACACGATCGGGGTCGATTACGCGCTGGAATACGGCAGCGACCGGCTGGAGATGGATCCGACCTCGGTGACCGCTGGCCAGAGGGTCGCGATGGTCGATGACCTCCTTGCAACAGGCGGTACGGCCTGCGCCACTGCCCAGCTCTTGCGCCAGGCCGGAGCAGTGGTCAGCCACGCCTTCTTTGTCATCGACCTGCCCGATCTCGGCGGCGCGGTGAAGCTTCGCGAGTGCGATGTTGAAGTCGCCGCCCTGATGGAATTCGACGGCGACTGAGAAAATCCCGCCGCGTTTGGAAATATCCGCGCAGTAAGGCATTGAAGCACCGAGCGGCCCTTGCGGGGGCGAAACGATCGCGAGGGGCATGGAACAGACACTCGTAATAGCCTTGGTGGGCATACTCGGCATCGGCGCGCAATGGCTTGCGTGGCGTACGGGTTGGCCGGCCATCGTCCTCATGCTTGCGGCAGGTTTCCTTGCCGGGCCTGTCGGGCTTGGCGTCTTCGACCCCGAACATGCATTCGGCGAGTTGCTCGAACCGATCGTGGCCGTGGGTGTGGCGCTGATCCTCTTCGAAGGTGGCCTTAGCCTCGATTTCCGTGAACTCAGGCATACGGGCGGCGCAGTCGTGCGACTTGCCACCGTCGGTGTCGCGCTGGGCTGGCTGTTCGGCGCGCTCGCCGGGATCTATATCGCCGGCCTGCAGCCCGAAGTGGCGATCCTGTTCGGCGGTATCCTCGTCGTCACCGGCCCGACGGTCGTGATCCCGCTCCTGCGGCAAAGCTCGATCAAGTCGCGCCCGGCCTCGATCCTCAAGTGGGAGGCCATCGTCAACGATCCCACAGGCGCCCTGTGCGCGGTGATCGCCTATGAATATTTCCGCAAGGTCGCCGAAAGCCCCGGCGCCTCGCTGTTCGAAGTGGTGCCCCCGCTGATCATCGCTGCCATCGTTGCCGGCCTCATCGGATACGCGGCCGCCCTTGCGATTGCCTGGTCGTTCCCCCGTGGTGCGGTGCCCGAATACCTGAAGGTGCCGGTGCTCCTGACTGCCGTCATCGGCGTGTTCGTGGTTTCGAACCTGATCGAGCATGAGGCCGGCCTTGTGGCCGTGACCGTTATGGGCGTGGCGCTGGCAAACATGAATGTCTCTAGCTTGAGATCCATACACCCGTTCAAGGAAAACGTCGCGATCCTGCTCGTCTCGGGCATCTTCATCCTGCTGTCCGCCTCGCTGGGCCGCGACGAGCTGGCCTATCTGAACCCGCTGACCACGGCGGGGTTCAAGATGATGCTCTTCCTGCTGGCGCTGCTCTTCCTCGTACGTCCCGCGACGATCCTGATCAGCCTTCTCGGCAGCAGCATCCCGTGGAACGAGCGATTGCTGCTTGCCTGGATTGCTCCGCGAGGCATCGTCCTCGTGGCAATCTCCGGCCTGTTCGCGCTGCGCCTTGCCGACCTCAACTTCAGCGATGGCGGGCTCCTCATCGGGCTGAGCTTTGCGGTGGTGGTCGTCACGATCGTCGCGCACGGCTTCACGATCGATTTCGTCGCCAAGCTGCTCAAGGTGAAGGGGGCGACACGCCCCGGCATACTGATCGTCGGCAGCACGCCCTGGACGATCGCGCTGGCCGAACAGATGCGCGATCTCAAGGCGCCCGTGATCGTGGTCGATGCCAGCTGGCAGCGCCTCGGCCTCGCGCGCCAGAAGGGAATCGATTTCTACCACGGCGAAATCCTCAACGAAGCGACCGAGCACAACCTCGAGCTGGCGCCCTACCAGAACCTCGTCGCCGCTACCGAAAACGAGGCTTACAACGCGCTCGTCTGCAACGAATTCGCCCATGAGATCGGTCGTGACAGCGTGTTCCAGCTGGGTGAAAGCGCCGATGGCGATGATCGGCACTCGCTTCCCGAAAGCCTGCGCGGAAGAGCCCTGTTCGAAAGCGGCTTCGGCGTGGAGGACGTCAGCGAACGCCAGCGGCAGGGCTGGGTCTTCCGCAAGACCAAGCTGTCCGAAGAATTCGATTTCGAGAAGATGCAGGAAAAGCTGCCCGATGCGGCGAACATGCTGTTGCTGATGCGCGACAACGGCACGATCCGCTTCTTCACCCATGCCGCCAAGCCGGAGCCAAGAGCGGGAGATACGATCCTCAGCTTCTCTCCTCCGCAAGCGCGTAGCGCCGAAGATAAAGCCGCGAAGAAGGCTGCCAAGAACAAGGGGGTGCAACCGACATGATCCACACAGCCATACAAGGCAGGAACTGGCTCGCGGGCGTTGCGGCCTGCGCGATGCTTGGCGCCTGCTCGAGCGGGGATGCACCCGAACCCGAGGCTACACCCACCGATGGGCCGCGTTCGATCTTCCAGGACGGCGAGGGCGAGGGTGCCGGCAACGGTATTGCTCCGGAATCGCTGCGCCCGCTGGAGACCACGATTTCCTTCGCCGACGGTACGCCGGACCTGACCGAGGCTGCGCGCGCCGAGCTCGCGACGGTGGTCGATTCGCCCCAGACGAGTGCGGGCGGCGCGATCGTGCTTCGCGGCCACTCGGATTCCGAAGGCAGCGACGAGGCCAATATCGAAGCCTCGCGCCTCAAGGCCGAGGCCGTGAGAGACTTCCTCGTTGAAAACAGGATTGCCGAAGAACGGATCGAAGTGATCGCATTCGGGGAGCAAAATCCCATTGCGCCCAATGCCTTGCCCGACGGATCGCCCAATGAGGAAGGGCGCGCGACCAACCGCCGTGTCGAGGTGACGGTGGAAACCGGCCGCACGACCGAGCGACGTCCGTCCCTGATCGAGACCATCACCGAAAGCGATGCGGCCGATGCCGTTCCGGCCGGTGCCGCGCAGACTGCAAGTCCGGAACAATGATGTGTTGACGAAACCCTGTTAGCGGTGGCATCTGCGCCTCCGCTCGAACGGCCCTGCACGGGGCCGGCTGGATGCGGGTATAGCATAGTGGTAATGCTCCAGCCTTCCAAGCTGGCTAGAGGGGTTCGATTCCCCTTACCCGCTCCATTCCCCACCGATCGGATCGATTGAAAACGGCGCGCCTGCAAAGGTCAGCAAAAAGGCCGGAGGCGCGCTTTTTTGCGTGCTCGTCCGGCCTTGCAACCCGAAAGGCTGTACTCGGAGCCCATTCGTTGACGAAGGGCATATAAGCACTTTCGAATAAAGGCTAGTCCCCCATTGGGAGGACATGCAACGGGCGGTTAACTTTACTTCCGTGCAACCCATTGTGCGAAAGCGACATTTGACCAATGCGGCCCCATGTATCACATACGTATGCGTAGGCGGGGAGTCCGCCTGCATGAACAGCAATCGAGGGAGTCTCGATCAATGGCATACCAGGCCGATTATGGCGTCTTCATCGGACGCTTCCAGCCGCTCCACCTTGGTCACGAACACATCATCCGCGACGCGCTCGAACGGGTTGCGAAATTGGTCGTTCTGGTGGGTTCGGCAAATGTAGCGCGCGATCCACGCAATCCTTTCACCTTCGAAGAGCGCGAGCAGATGCTGCGCGGTTCCTTTGCCTATGAGATGGCGCAAGGTCGACTCGTGGTCGAACCGCTCGACGATCATCTCTATTCGGACACGGCATGGGTTGCCGAAGCGCAGCGCCGGGTGAGCGACATCATCCTCGCCGATGCCAATCCGGACGGCCTCGGCCTTCACGGCACCAACGATTATTCGGTCGTGCTCGCGGGATATGGGAAGGACAATACGAGCTATTACCTCAAGCTCTTCCCCGAATGGGGCTCGATCCAGATCGAAGCCGAGAACGCGACGTTCGGGGCGAGCGACGTTCGCCAGCGTTTCTTCCAGCGTATCCCCGAAGTCTCGCAGGCTGCCCTTTCCAGGGCTGTGGCCGGGCAGCTGGAGGAATTCGCCCGAAGCGACGAGTTCAAGCGCCTGCTTGCCGAGCGCGAATATCTCGATGCCTACCCCAAGGAGTGGGGTGAAGGTCCCTTCGTGACGGCTGATGCGGTGGTCGTTCAGGCGGGGCATATCCTGCTGGTCGAACGCGGTCAGTTGCCCGGCAAGGGCCTGCTCGCACTGCCCGGCGGTTTCGTGGGCAAGGGTGAACGCATTCGCGATGCGGCGATCCGCGAGCTGCGCGAAGAGACGGCGATCTCCGACGACAAGGGCCAGATCCCGCCCGCGATGCTCGCCAGCTTCATCGAGGACAGCGAAACGCGCGTATTCGATGCGCCTGCCCGTAGCTTGCGGGGGCGGATCATCACACACGCCTTCCTGTTCCGCATGCCCGAACGGCGCGATCTGGCGCAGGTGAAGGGCGGTGACGATGCAGCCCATGCCCGCTGGTACCGCCTCGGCGAACTGCGGCCTGAACAGATGTTCGAGGACCACTGGTCGATCATTGAGCAAATGGCGAATTTGTAAGCGATTTTAACCGGTTCGGAGGAGTTCCGAACCATACGACCCGCCAAAAGTGAGGAGTTCACACCATGGCAAACAACATCATCCTCTCGACGGACAGCTACAAGCACAGCCACTTCCTGCAATACCCGCCCGAAGCGCGCGCGATCAGCGCCTATGGCGAAAGCCGGACCAATGGTTTTGCCGATGACGTGCTGTTTCTCGGCCTCCAGCCGTTCCTGATCGATTACCTCGGCAAGCCTGTCAGCCGCGAGGACATCGAGGAGGCCGCCGAGCTGTGCGCCGCGCATGGCGTCCCCTTCAACCGAGAGGGCTGGGAGGCCATCGTCGAGGACCACGGCGGGTACCTCCCGATCGAGATCAGCGCGTTGGAAGAAGGCAGCATGGTGCCGACGTCGGTGCCGCTGTTCCAGGTGGTCAACACGGACCCGCGCATGCCTTGGCTCACGACCTTCGTCGAAACGGCGCTGCTGCGGGCGGTCTGGTATCCGACGACGGTCGCCACGCTCAGCCGCAAGTGCAAGAGCGTGATTGCCGCCGGCCTTGAACGCACGAGCGACGATCCGGCTGGCCAGCTGCCCTTCAAGCTGCATGATTTCGGTGCGCGCGGCGTGTCGAGCGGCGAGAGTGCGGCGCTGGGCGGCATGGCGCATCTCGTGAACTTCAGCGGCACCGATACGCTGGAGGGCATCCTGGCCGCACGGCGCTATTACGGCGCCGACATGCCCGGCTTCTCGATACCCGCAGCCGAACACAGCACCATGACGAGCTGGGGCCGGACGCGTGAGGAAGCCGCTTACGAGAACATGCTCGACAGTTTCGACGGCGAGGGCGCGCTCGTGGCGGTTGTCTCGGACAGCTACGATCTCGACCACGCGGTCGAGAAGATCTGGGGCGAGAACCTGCGCGACAAGGTGCTGAACCGGAAGGGCACGCTGGTGGTTCGCCCCGATAGCGGCGACCCGGTCGAAACGCCGCTCCGCACGCTGGAAAAGCTGTGGGACATCTTCGGCGGTTCGGTGAACGGCAAGGGCTTCAAGGTCCTCGACCCGCATGTCCGCGTGATCCAGGGCGACGGCATGAATGTCGAGAGCATCGCAAGTCTTGTGAAGGCGGTCGGCGATGCGGGTTTCGCCATCGACAACATCGCCTTCGGGATGGGCGGCGGGCTCTTGCAGCTGGTCAATCGCGACACGCTGCGTTTCGCCATGAAAGCCAATGCGATGCATGTCGATGACGGCAGCTGGCAAGACGTGTCGAAAAAGCCCGCCACCGATCCGAGCAAGGCCAGCAAGGCGGGCCGCCAGGCGGTGGTCGAGCAGGGCGGCAAGCTCGTCGCCAAGCGTCTCGACGAAATCGATCCGGCAGACGACCTGCTCAAGCCCGTATGGCGCAATGGCGAACTGCTTGTCCGCCACAGCTTCGACGCGGTGCGCGAACGTAGCTGGAAATAAGGCTCAGCGGCTGATCGGCATATTGTCGATCAGCCGTGTCCCACCGATCCTCGCGGCTACGAAGAGGCGGGCATTGCCATTGTCCGCCTCGAGCCGTTCGAGGCTGTCGGCGTCGCGCACTTCCGCATAATCGACACTCTCGAAGCCGGCGACCTGCAGCACTTCGCGCAAGTTGCCGAGCGGCCGGCCAGCCGACCCACCCCCCGCAATGACGGCAATCGCATCGCGCATCGCCTTGGGTAGCGAAGCGGCTTGCTGGCGTTGTTCCGCCGATAGATACGCATTGCGACTGCTCATCGCGAGCCCGTCATCCTCGCGCACGATGGGCACGCCGTGGATTGCGTCTACACGCGGGCGGGTCAGGTCGAGGTCGCGCGCCATGCGGCGGATGACGGCAAGCTGCTGCCAGTCCTTCTCGCCGAAGAAGGCCATGTCGGGCATGACTTGGTTGAACAACTTGCACACCACCGTCGCCACGCCGTCGAAATGGCCGGGCCGGTCCCCGCCGCACAGCCCTTCCGAAACCCCGGCGACCGAGATGTTCGTGGCATAGCCTGGCGGATAGACTTCCTCGGGCAGCGGCGCCCACAGCAAGGCGACACCCTCGGCCTCGAGCAGTTCGCTGTCGCGCTGCAACTGCCGCGGATAGGCGTCGAGATCCTCGCCTTCTCCGAACTGGCGCGGGTTGACGAAGATCGAGGCGACGACGTGATCGGCAGCCTCCTTTGCGCGCCTCACCAGCGTCAGATGCCCGTCATGCAGCGCGCCCATGGTGGGGACGAGCGCAATCGACCCACCGCTATCCCGCAAGGCAGCGACCGAATTCCTCAACACTTCAAGTTCGCGGACTGTTTGCACGCATGCATCCCCTTGGATAAGAACGATAGCACCTGCTGCCCTAGCGCCGCGCGAGGGCGGGCATCAACTTCTCAATTGCTGGAAACCATTTGTCGCACGCTGTCCCCCACTGGATTACCTTCGCCAACGAGAAGGGCGGGACGGGCAAGTCGACCACTGCGGTGCATGTGGCCGTCGCGCTCGCATACAAGGGTGCCAAGGTCGTGGCGTTCGACCTCGATCACCGCCAGCGCACCATGAACCGCTATTTCGACAATCGCGCGGACACGGCTGCAAGGCGCGGCATCGACCTGCCGAGCGTCGAGTGCCACACGGTCCCGCTGATCCCGGCAGAGGAATTCGGCGAGATGGTGCAGCGCCACGGGCGCGATGCCGATTTCATCCTGATCGATACGCCGGGGCGTGACGATCCGCTGGCGCGTTTCGCCGCGACGCATGCCGATACGCTGGTCACGCCGATGAACGACAGCTTCGTCGATTTCGATCTCATCGGTCAGGTCGAGGGCGAGAGTTTCAAGGTCAAGAAACTGTCCTTCTATGCCGAGCTGATCTGGGAGGCGCGGATCCAGCGCAGCCGCAAGGCGATCGAGGAAAACCGGCCGACTATGGACTGGGTCGTCGTGCGCAACCGCACCGGTCATAGCGAGGCGCGCAATGTCGCGCGCATCGAGCAGGCGCTGACCGAAATGTCCAAGCGCGTGGGCTTCCGCGTGGCCAAGGGCCTGTCGGAACGCGTCATCTATCGCGAGCTTTTCCCCTCGGGCCTTACCCTGCTCGACAAGGGTCATCTCGGCGATCTCGGTACCAGCCATCTCGTTGCGAGGCAGGAATTGCGCGGGCTGCTTGCGGCCTTGCGCCTGCCAGCCGTGGAACGAATAAAAGAAACGGAAACCGCATGATCAAGATCGTCATGTTCCTCGTCGCGGCGAGCTTCTTCTGCCGCTGGGCGCTGGGGAAATGGCCGTGGGACTACCTTCGTCCCGCGCCCACCCGTTCGCAGGCGATCTTCCGCGCACGCCAGCTACTCAACGTATCGGCCAAGGCCGACCATGCGGAAATCCGCGAGGCGCATCGGCGCATGTCTGCCATGACCCATCCCGACAAGGGCGGTAGCAAGTCGCAGATGCAGGAACTGAACGCTGCACGCGACCTTCTCTTGGATGAACTCCCTCACGAACCGCTGGAGCCCCCAAAATGACCCACAGTTTCGACGCAACCGTCCTGCGCGAATATGACATTCGCGGCATCATCGGCGAGACGCTTGGCGCGGAGGATGCGCGCGCCATCGGGCGCACCTTCGGTTCCATGCTGCGCGATGCGGGCGGCAGCCGCGTGGCGGTCGGTTATGACGGGCGGGTCAGTTCGCCAATGCTGGAACATGCGCTGGTCGAAGGGCTGACGGCGGCGGGCTGCGATGTCGTGCGGATCGGCATGGGCGCGACCCCGATGCTATATTATGCCGAGGCCAGCGACGATGAAATCGACGGCGGCATACAGATAACCGGCAGCCACAATCCCCCCAATTACAACGGCTTCAAGATGGTGTTCCAGGGCCGTCCGTTCTTCGGTGCGGACATCCAGGAACTGGGCCGTATTTCGGCAGCGGGGCAATGGGCCGACGGCGCGGGCGATGTCGAGGACCGCGATGTCATGGACGAGTATATCGAGCGCATGGTCACCGCGCTGGACGGTGTCGACACCTCCGCGCTCGAAGGCATGCGCGTCGGTTGGGACGCGGGCAATGGCGCTGCCGGGCCCGCGCTCGAAAGGCTCGTCGCCAAGCTGCCGGGCGAACATCATGTCCTCTTCACCGAGGTCGACGGCAATTTTCCCAATCATCATCCTGATCCTACTGTCGAGGAAAACCTTGCAGACCTGCGAAAGCTCGTCTCCGCAAAGTCCCTCGATTTCGGAGTGGCCTTCGATGGTGACGGCGACCGGATCGGTGCGATCGACGGCGAGGGCAGGGTGATCTGGGGCGACCAGCTGCTTATGATCTATGCCGAGGACCTGCTGGCGAGCCGTAAGGGTGCGACCATCATCGCCGACGTGAAGGCGAGCCGTGCGCTCTACGATCATGTCGCGGCCTGCGGCGGCGAGCCGCTGATGTGGAAGACCGGCCATTCGCTGATCAAGTCGAAGATGAAGGAAACCGGATCTCCCCTCGCGGGCGAGATGAGCGGCCACGTCTTCTTCGCCGACGAGTATTACGGCTTCGACGATGCCCTCTACGCAGGTGTGCGCCTGCTCGCCGCCTCGGCACGACTGGGCAAGTCGGTGACGCAGCTGCGCAGCGACATGCCGCAGATGATCAACACGCCGGAAATGCGCTTCCAGGTCGACGAGAGCCGCAAGTTCGCCGCAATCGAAGAGGTGAAGGAGCGTCTCTCTGGCACCGATGCGGATGTGAACGGCACCGATGGCGTGCGCGTGAATACGGCGGACGGCTGGTGGCTGCTGCGCGCCTCGAACACGCAGGACGTGCTCGTGGCTCGTGCCGAAAGCGATAGCGAGGAAGGTCTCGAACGTCTGGTCGGCCAGATCGACGAGCAGCTGGCATTGTCGGGCCTCGAGCGCGGAGAAAGCGTGGGGCACTAAGGCTTGTCATCGGGGTCGCAGCTCACATGGCCATGGTCCGAACTGGGGATCGGCGAAACATCCGATAAGGATGCAATTCGCGCCGCTTATGACGCGCGCAAGGCCGAACTCGACATCTCGATGCGGATTTCGGCCTTCGCCCGGCTG is a window encoding:
- a CDS encoding nicotinate phosphoribosyltransferase; translated protein: MANNIILSTDSYKHSHFLQYPPEARAISAYGESRTNGFADDVLFLGLQPFLIDYLGKPVSREDIEEAAELCAAHGVPFNREGWEAIVEDHGGYLPIEISALEEGSMVPTSVPLFQVVNTDPRMPWLTTFVETALLRAVWYPTTVATLSRKCKSVIAAGLERTSDDPAGQLPFKLHDFGARGVSSGESAALGGMAHLVNFSGTDTLEGILAARRYYGADMPGFSIPAAEHSTMTSWGRTREEAAYENMLDSFDGEGALVAVVSDSYDLDHAVEKIWGENLRDKVLNRKGTLVVRPDSGDPVETPLRTLEKLWDIFGGSVNGKGFKVLDPHVRVIQGDGMNVESIASLVKAVGDAGFAIDNIAFGMGGGLLQLVNRDTLRFAMKANAMHVDDGSWQDVSKKPATDPSKASKAGRQAVVEQGGKLVAKRLDEIDPADDLLKPVWRNGELLVRHSFDAVRERSWK
- a CDS encoding J domain-containing protein, with product MIKIVMFLVAASFFCRWALGKWPWDYLRPAPTRSQAIFRARQLLNVSAKADHAEIREAHRRMSAMTHPDKGGSKSQMQELNAARDLLLDELPHEPLEPPK
- the pgmG gene encoding phosphoglucomutase/phosphomannomutase PgmG, translating into MTHSFDATVLREYDIRGIIGETLGAEDARAIGRTFGSMLRDAGGSRVAVGYDGRVSSPMLEHALVEGLTAAGCDVVRIGMGATPMLYYAEASDDEIDGGIQITGSHNPPNYNGFKMVFQGRPFFGADIQELGRISAAGQWADGAGDVEDRDVMDEYIERMVTALDGVDTSALEGMRVGWDAGNGAAGPALERLVAKLPGEHHVLFTEVDGNFPNHHPDPTVEENLADLRKLVSAKSLDFGVAFDGDGDRIGAIDGEGRVIWGDQLLMIYAEDLLASRKGATIIADVKASRALYDHVAACGGEPLMWKTGHSLIKSKMKETGSPLAGEMSGHVFFADEYYGFDDALYAGVRLLAASARLGKSVTQLRSDMPQMINTPEMRFQVDESRKFAAIEEVKERLSGTDADVNGTDGVRVNTADGWWLLRASNTQDVLVARAESDSEEGLERLVGQIDEQLALSGLERGESVGH
- a CDS encoding division plane positioning ATPase MipZ yields the protein MSHAVPHWITFANEKGGTGKSTTAVHVAVALAYKGAKVVAFDLDHRQRTMNRYFDNRADTAARRGIDLPSVECHTVPLIPAEEFGEMVQRHGRDADFILIDTPGRDDPLARFAATHADTLVTPMNDSFVDFDLIGQVEGESFKVKKLSFYAELIWEARIQRSRKAIEENRPTMDWVVVRNRTGHSEARNVARIEQALTEMSKRVGFRVAKGLSERVIYRELFPSGLTLLDKGHLGDLGTSHLVARQELRGLLAALRLPAVERIKETETA
- a CDS encoding cytochrome c1, with product MLKLLSVRLVAILVGLGFALVALYAFAIGAYNAATEEPAGHLPYKKPMDLSWSFDGPFGKWDQTQLQRGLKVYDEVCSACHSLKFVAFRDLEQLGYSEAQVKAFAASKQVPGIDPNTGEATTRPGLPTDYFPSPYPNNVAAAAANNNAIPPDLSLMTKARGDGTNYVASLLMGYAPPSEELLEEHPEAAPGPGLHHNPYFPNLNLAMAPPLTSAGQVTFDDGTEATIEQMSKDVAAFLTWTAEPTLVKRKQTGWPVLIFLLFATVLAYMSKRQIWAAVKPKK
- a CDS encoding OmpA family protein, coding for MIHTAIQGRNWLAGVAACAMLGACSSGDAPEPEATPTDGPRSIFQDGEGEGAGNGIAPESLRPLETTISFADGTPDLTEAARAELATVVDSPQTSAGGAIVLRGHSDSEGSDEANIEASRLKAEAVRDFLVENRIAEERIEVIAFGEQNPIAPNALPDGSPNEEGRATNRRVEVTVETGRTTERRPSLIETITESDAADAVPAGAAQTASPEQ
- the panC gene encoding pantoate--beta-alanine ligase, with protein sequence MQTVRELEVLRNSVAALRDSGGSIALVPTMGALHDGHLTLVRRAKEAADHVVASIFVNPRQFGEGEDLDAYPRQLQRDSELLEAEGVALLWAPLPEEVYPPGYATNISVAGVSEGLCGGDRPGHFDGVATVVCKLFNQVMPDMAFFGEKDWQQLAVIRRMARDLDLTRPRVDAIHGVPIVREDDGLAMSSRNAYLSAEQRQQAASLPKAMRDAIAVIAGGGSAGRPLGNLREVLQVAGFESVDYAEVRDADSLERLEADNGNARLFVAARIGGTRLIDNMPISR
- a CDS encoding bifunctional nicotinamide-nucleotide adenylyltransferase/Nudix hydroxylase encodes the protein MAYQADYGVFIGRFQPLHLGHEHIIRDALERVAKLVVLVGSANVARDPRNPFTFEEREQMLRGSFAYEMAQGRLVVEPLDDHLYSDTAWVAEAQRRVSDIILADANPDGLGLHGTNDYSVVLAGYGKDNTSYYLKLFPEWGSIQIEAENATFGASDVRQRFFQRIPEVSQAALSRAVAGQLEEFARSDEFKRLLAEREYLDAYPKEWGEGPFVTADAVVVQAGHILLVERGQLPGKGLLALPGGFVGKGERIRDAAIRELREETAISDDKGQIPPAMLASFIEDSETRVFDAPARSLRGRIITHAFLFRMPERRDLAQVKGGDDAAHARWYRLGELRPEQMFEDHWSIIEQMANL
- a CDS encoding cation:proton antiporter, producing the protein MEQTLVIALVGILGIGAQWLAWRTGWPAIVLMLAAGFLAGPVGLGVFDPEHAFGELLEPIVAVGVALILFEGGLSLDFRELRHTGGAVVRLATVGVALGWLFGALAGIYIAGLQPEVAILFGGILVVTGPTVVIPLLRQSSIKSRPASILKWEAIVNDPTGALCAVIAYEYFRKVAESPGASLFEVVPPLIIAAIVAGLIGYAAALAIAWSFPRGAVPEYLKVPVLLTAVIGVFVVSNLIEHEAGLVAVTVMGVALANMNVSSLRSIHPFKENVAILLVSGIFILLSASLGRDELAYLNPLTTAGFKMMLFLLALLFLVRPATILISLLGSSIPWNERLLLAWIAPRGIVLVAISGLFALRLADLNFSDGGLLIGLSFAVVVVTIVAHGFTIDFVAKLLKVKGATRPGILIVGSTPWTIALAEQMRDLKAPVIVVDASWQRLGLARQKGIDFYHGEILNEATEHNLELAPYQNLVAATENEAYNALVCNEFAHEIGRDSVFQLGESADGDDRHSLPESLRGRALFESGFGVEDVSERQRQGWVFRKTKLSEEFDFEKMQEKLPDAANMLLLMRDNGTIRFFTHAAKPEPRAGDTILSFSPPQARSAEDKAAKKAAKNKGVQPT
- a CDS encoding adenine phosphoribosyltransferase, whose amino-acid sequence is MTPQELKSLVRTIPDFPVKGIQFRDITTLIGNGPGFAATVDWLATRVKDSGAQAIAGMEARGFIFGAAVAAQSALPFLPVRKSGKLPCDTIGVDYALEYGSDRLEMDPTSVTAGQRVAMVDDLLATGGTACATAQLLRQAGAVVSHAFFVIDLPDLGGAVKLRECDVEVAALMEFDGD